The following are encoded together in the Cicer arietinum cultivar CDC Frontier isolate Library 1 chromosome 2, Cicar.CDCFrontier_v2.0, whole genome shotgun sequence genome:
- the LOC101504002 gene encoding SWI/SNF complex component SNF12 homolog, which translates to MSVNNNNPSKGIGASSASFGNVGIPSPSMSTNPVFSQSQAQAQAQIAAGFQGQFPLSQAHAIVQAQSKAQAQAQAHAQAAAVAHAQLQAHLQAQGLSLNQNQVGGLGNLGVSSSMVSTPGNASAKRVPLKPPMRPVGFSPQNNFSPLRPMELTPATRRKKQKLPEKQMQDRVAAILPESALYTQLLEFESRVDAALSRKKVDIQEALKNPPCIQKTLRIYVFNTFANQIRTIPKKPNAEPPTWTLKIIGRILEDGVDPDQPGVVQKSSPLYPKFSVFFKRVTISLDQRLYPDNHIINWENTRSPAPQEGFEVKRKGDKEFSVNIRLEMNYAPEKFKLSPALTEVLGIEVDTRPRIIAAIWHYVKARKLQNPNDPSFFHCDQALQKVFGEEKVKFTTVSQKISHHLFSPQPILLEHQIKLSGNSPAGSACYDVTVDVPFPIQRELSALLANVEKNKEIETCDEAICGIIRKIHEHRRRRAFFLGFSQSPVEFINALIESQSKDLKVAAGEPSRNAEKERGSEFFNQPWVEDAVIRYLNRKPAAGSDAPGST; encoded by the exons ATGTCTGTGAACAACAATAACCCTTCTAAAGGCATTGGCGCCTCTTCAGCATCCTTTGGTAATGTTGGAATACCCTCCCCTTCTATGTCTACAAACCCCGTGTTTTCACAATCTCAAGCACAAGCCCAAGCCCAAATTGCTGCTGGTTTTCAAGGACAGTTTCCTTTGTCTCAAGCCCATGCTATTGTTCAAGCACAGTCTAAGGCTCAGGCCCAAGCTCAAGCTCATGCGCAAGCTGCAGCCGTAGCTCATGCTCAATTGCAGGCTCATTTGCAAGCTCAAGGGTTGAGTCTTAACCAGAATCAGGTTGGTGGTTTAGGGAATTTAGGTGTGTCGTCGTCGATGGTTTCGACGCCGGGTAATGCTAGTGCAAAGCGGGTTCCTTTGAAACCGCCTATGAGGCCTGTTGGATTTTCACCTCAAAACAATTTCTCGCCATTGAGACCGATGGAGCTCACGCCTGCCACACGGAGGAAGAAGCAAAAGCTTCCTGAGAAACAGATGCAGGATAGGGTGGCTGCCATTCTGCCTGAGTCGGCTCTTTATACGCAGCTTCTTGAGTTTGAGTCTCGGGTGGATGCTGCGCTTTCTAGAAAGAAGGTTGATATTCAGGAAGCGCTGAAAAATCCGCCTTGTATTCAGAAAACTCTTCGTATTTATGTGTTTAATACTTTTGCTAATCAAATTCGTACTATACCTAAGAAACCAAATGCTGAGCCTCCAACGTGGACGCTGAAGATTATTGGGAGGATATTGGAAGATGGTGTGGACCCTGATCAGCCGGGCGTAGTTCAGAAATCATCTCCGTTGTATCCAAAGTTCTCGGTTTTTTTCAAAAGAGTAACTATTTCATTGGATCAGAGGCTATATCCCGATAACCACATTATAAATTGGGAGAATACTCGATCACCTGCTCCTCAAGAAGGTTTTGAAGTGAAGAGGAAAGGGGATAAAGAATTTTCGGTGAATATACGGTTGGAAATGAATTATGCTCCTGAGAAGTTTAAGCTTTCACCGGCATTGACTGAAGTTCTTGGCATTGAGGTTGATACACGCCCGAGAATTATTGCTGCGATATGGCACTATGTGAAGGCAAGGAAATTGCAAAACCCGAACGACCCTTCATTTTTTCACTGCGATCAGGCTCTACAGAAAGTATTTGGGGAAGAAAAGGTGAAGTTTACAACTGTTTCACAGAAAATATCGCACCATTTGTTCTCTCCACAGCCTATACTTTTGGAGCATCAGATCAAACTCTCGGGGAATAGTCCAGCCGGGAGTGCATGTTATGATGTGACTGTTGACGTTCCTTTTCCTATTCAGAGAGAGTTGTCTGCATTATTGGCTAATGTGGAGAAGAACAAAGAGATCGAAACATGCGATGAAGCGATATGTGGAATCATTAGAAAAATCCATGAGCACCGTAGGAGACGGGCATTCTTTCTTGGTTTTAGTCAATCTCCAGTAGAATTTATTAATGCCTTGATTGAATCTCAAAGCAAGGATCTGAAAGTTGCGGCTGGAGAACCGAGTCGCAATGCTGAAAAAGAGCGTGGATCAGAATTTTTCAATCAACCATG GGTTGAAGATGCTGTAATTCGATATTTGAATCGCAAACCAGCTGCAGGAAGCGATGCTCCGGGAAGCACATGA